The proteins below are encoded in one region of Shewanella algae:
- a CDS encoding transposase, producing the protein MPRPRRTQISLEDTPYYHCCSRVVRRAFLCGDDAYSGKNYDHRRGWVESLLFELEAVFAIDVAAFAIMSNHLHLVLHIDIETANRWTDREVLEQWHKLFKGDELTRKFTQGELIEAHEVPRLRHTIAIFRSRLCDISWFMRCLNEPIARQANQEDNCTGRFWEGRFKSQALLDEAAVLTCMAYVDLNPIRAKMADTPEQSAHTSIRLRIQAALKCEQPTKLLPFIGNECDNQRSGIAFGLKDYLELVDDTGRCIRDDKRGAISEKSTKLLTRLNIPHENWLKLTTEFGRLFRGPVGTLQELSCYCEHLEKRRRHFATSCQYFQTA; encoded by the coding sequence ATGCCGCGCCCTCGCCGAACTCAAATCAGCCTTGAAGATACGCCTTACTACCACTGTTGCAGCCGCGTGGTACGGCGAGCCTTTCTGTGTGGTGATGATGCCTACTCGGGTAAGAATTATGACCACCGCCGTGGTTGGGTGGAATCGTTATTGTTTGAACTGGAGGCCGTTTTTGCCATTGATGTAGCGGCATTCGCCATCATGAGTAATCATCTGCATCTGGTGTTGCATATCGATATAGAGACAGCAAACCGATGGACAGACAGAGAAGTGCTTGAGCAATGGCATAAGCTGTTTAAAGGTGACGAGTTAACCCGCAAATTCACCCAGGGAGAGCTGATTGAAGCGCATGAAGTGCCCAGGCTGAGGCATACTATCGCGATTTTTCGCAGCAGGTTATGTGACATCAGTTGGTTCATGCGTTGTCTCAACGAACCGATAGCGCGTCAAGCCAATCAGGAAGATAACTGTACCGGCCGATTCTGGGAAGGAAGATTTAAGTCGCAAGCCTTACTGGATGAAGCCGCGGTGTTAACCTGCATGGCTTACGTTGACCTCAATCCCATCAGAGCCAAGATGGCCGATACGCCTGAGCAGTCGGCGCATACCAGCATTCGACTACGTATTCAGGCAGCATTGAAATGCGAACAACCCACCAAGCTACTGCCCTTTATTGGCAATGAATGCGATAACCAGCGCAGCGGTATTGCGTTTGGGCTCAAGGATTATCTTGAATTAGTGGATGATACTGGGCGTTGTATTCGCGATGATAAGCGTGGCGCGATAAGTGAAAAGAGTACCAAGCTGCTGACGCGGTTGAATATCCCTCATGAGAACTGGCTCAAGCTTACCACTGAATTTGGAAGACTATTTCGTGGGCCAGTAGGCACCTTGCAAGAGCTCAGCTGTTACTGCGAACACTTGGAGAAGCGACGACGGCATTTTGCAACCAGCTGTCAGTACTTTCAAACGGCCTAA
- a CDS encoding WYL domain-containing protein: MNTQTIKPAKSQRLAFIEFRLYYLGSVSRQDVTERFDCSDAVATRDLSDYQNLREQNCTYDKSTKKYDKTNGIFDFLFDLPINKVLLELIEGGQTLLEAQKTGIISGCTPISLVSPNKEIVSEISRSIYKGKVLKIKYKSLNSGGGYREIIPHSIFSDGLKWYVRAYDRKRELFINLNITRITEATETSLEIENNEIIQSDKKWNSTVPLVLAPHPNVKHKEAIEADYNMDNGEKIVYVKTSMVEFFLRKWNIDCSPAGNLLKGDEYQLWLKNNQALLGICDFKIAPGFKNHD; encoded by the coding sequence ATGAATACACAAACTATAAAGCCTGCCAAAAGCCAAAGATTAGCTTTCATCGAATTCCGTCTGTACTACCTTGGATCGGTATCCAGACAAGACGTGACTGAACGATTCGATTGTAGCGATGCTGTTGCTACCAGAGACTTATCTGACTACCAAAATTTACGTGAACAAAACTGCACTTACGACAAGAGTACAAAGAAATACGACAAAACGAATGGCATATTTGATTTCTTATTTGATCTTCCAATAAACAAAGTTCTTCTAGAACTCATTGAAGGTGGACAGACATTATTAGAAGCTCAGAAAACAGGGATAATTAGTGGGTGCACTCCTATTTCACTGGTTTCACCTAATAAGGAAATTGTCTCTGAAATATCTAGATCAATATACAAAGGTAAAGTTCTAAAAATAAAATACAAATCTCTAAATAGTGGTGGCGGCTATAGGGAAATTATACCTCACAGTATATTCAGCGATGGTCTAAAATGGTATGTAAGGGCGTATGACAGAAAGAGAGAGCTATTTATAAACTTAAATATAACACGAATTACAGAAGCAACTGAGACATCTTTAGAAATAGAAAATAATGAAATTATTCAGTCAGATAAAAAATGGAACTCTACTGTGCCATTAGTATTAGCCCCTCATCCAAATGTCAAACACAAAGAAGCTATTGAAGCTGATTACAATATGGACAATGGGGAGAAGATAGTTTATGTAAAAACATCTATGGTTGAATTTTTTCTCAGAAAATGGAATATAGACTGTTCGCCTGCTGGAAATTTATTGAAAGGTGACGAATACCAATTGTGGCTTAAAAACAATCAAGCATTGTTAGGAATATGCGATTTTAAAATAGCTCCAGGATTTAAAAATCATGACTAG
- a CDS encoding RsmB/NOP family class I SAM-dependent RNA methyltransferase has translation MTAQSPSLTPAQKRAASYANTINTLFTEILDSRQSADRVLANYFRSNKKHGSKDRRVIRETLFALFRWWGWLQQLENGDEQSLWFQRLALAAAIEAHPWTDIISAWQQQAGKSFALPEQALAPKAAAALVFKVSGRHVLARELAPDWFWHAVAPLPEAREELLIDALCSRPPIWARVQNMPLSEALAELRSAGVDASAAPVFNDAISLGSKSINLNEIRLYKEGFIEVQDLASQVIGQVCAPRADENWWDACSGAGGKSLQLSSLMQQDGAAKGVWGTITASDIRPAALNELEKRAKRAGFNIKVAPWRSDALPVAREAFDGVLVDAPCSCTGTWRRNPDMRWLDDSQAISDKPALQLDILSRACDAVKPGGTLVYATCSLADSENRQVVDAFLAKRPEFTLETLSHPFNGEQKQYLTIWPFEANADGMFVVRFRKQA, from the coding sequence TTGACCGCGCAAAGCCCTTCACTGACTCCGGCCCAAAAACGTGCCGCCAGTTATGCTAACACCATCAACACACTGTTTACTGAAATCCTCGACAGTCGCCAGAGTGCCGATCGGGTGCTGGCGAACTATTTCCGCAGCAACAAGAAACACGGCTCCAAAGACAGAAGAGTCATTCGGGAGACCCTATTTGCCCTGTTTCGTTGGTGGGGTTGGTTGCAACAGCTTGAGAATGGCGATGAGCAAAGCCTGTGGTTCCAACGCCTGGCATTGGCGGCGGCGATAGAAGCCCACCCTTGGACGGACATTATCAGTGCCTGGCAGCAACAAGCCGGCAAGTCATTCGCCCTGCCTGAGCAGGCTCTGGCCCCCAAAGCCGCCGCCGCATTGGTATTCAAGGTCTCTGGCCGACATGTCTTGGCAAGAGAACTGGCACCGGACTGGTTCTGGCATGCCGTGGCGCCGCTGCCAGAGGCCCGGGAAGAGCTGCTGATAGACGCGCTTTGCAGCCGCCCGCCCATCTGGGCCAGGGTGCAGAATATGCCGCTGTCCGAGGCCCTGGCCGAGCTCAGAAGTGCCGGAGTCGATGCCAGCGCCGCTCCCGTCTTCAATGACGCCATCAGCCTTGGCAGCAAGAGTATCAACCTCAATGAAATCAGACTCTATAAAGAAGGGTTTATTGAGGTGCAGGATCTGGCCTCCCAGGTCATAGGCCAGGTTTGCGCGCCAAGGGCCGACGAAAACTGGTGGGACGCCTGCTCCGGCGCCGGTGGCAAGAGCCTGCAACTCAGCTCGCTGATGCAACAAGATGGCGCCGCCAAAGGCGTTTGGGGCACTATTACCGCCTCGGATATCCGCCCGGCTGCGCTCAATGAACTGGAAAAACGCGCCAAACGCGCCGGTTTCAACATCAAGGTTGCGCCTTGGCGCAGTGATGCCCTGCCGGTTGCCAGAGAAGCCTTCGACGGCGTGCTGGTCGATGCCCCCTGCAGCTGCACCGGCACCTGGCGCCGAAATCCGGACATGCGCTGGCTGGATGACAGCCAGGCCATCAGCGATAAACCCGCGCTGCAGCTCGACATACTCAGCCGCGCCTGCGATGCGGTCAAGCCAGGTGGCACTTTGGTTTACGCCACCTGCTCACTGGCGGACAGCGAAAACCGCCAGGTGGTCGATGCCTTCCTGGCCAAGCGGCCCGAGTTTACTCTGGAAACGCTCAGCCACCCATTCAATGGTGAACAGAAGCAGTATTTGACGATTTGGCCCTTTGAAGCCAATGCCGATGGGATGTTTGTTGTTCGTTTTCGTAAACAAGCCTAG
- a CDS encoding glutathione S-transferase family protein, whose protein sequence is MIELYTAATPNGFKISIALEEMGLPYRVHHLDLSANEQKQPEFLAINPNGRIPAIIDRDNDDFVVFESGAILLYLAEKTGKFLPVDAKKRSKVIQWLMFQMGGVGPMMGQANVFYRYFPEKIPAAIERYQKEGRRLFEVMDNQLAKHAYLAGDEYSIADMATWPWVRIYDWSGIDIQGLPHLQRWLDTLALRPACQKGIVTPESRDQLSDEDRAKQIAQMVTR, encoded by the coding sequence ATGATTGAACTCTATACCGCCGCAACCCCCAACGGCTTTAAAATCAGTATTGCTCTGGAAGAGATGGGCTTACCCTACCGGGTACACCATCTGGATCTCAGTGCCAATGAACAGAAACAACCCGAGTTTTTAGCCATCAATCCCAACGGCCGGATCCCGGCCATCATAGACAGGGATAACGATGATTTCGTGGTGTTTGAATCCGGTGCCATCCTGCTTTACTTGGCTGAAAAAACGGGGAAATTCTTACCTGTTGATGCCAAAAAGCGCTCCAAGGTCATCCAATGGCTGATGTTCCAGATGGGCGGCGTAGGCCCCATGATGGGACAAGCCAATGTGTTCTATCGCTATTTTCCGGAGAAGATCCCGGCCGCGATAGAACGTTATCAAAAAGAGGGCCGGCGCCTGTTTGAGGTGATGGATAATCAGTTGGCCAAACATGCCTATCTGGCCGGTGATGAGTACAGCATAGCCGATATGGCCACCTGGCCCTGGGTGCGGATTTACGACTGGAGCGGCATAGATATTCAAGGTCTGCCTCATCTGCAACGTTGGCTCGATACGCTGGCTCTGCGCCCGGCCTGTCAAAAAGGCATAGTCACCCCAGAGTCCAGGGACCAGTTAAGCGATGAAGACAGGGCCAAACAGATAGCGCAAATGGTTACCCGTTAA
- a CDS encoding glutathione S-transferase family protein: MKLYELGPTPSARRVSIFMAEKGIDIERVNVDLRGGENLSAEFKAKSLNGRIPLLELDDGSYLCESVAICRYLDELFPTELKLFGSTPLERAKVEMWQRIVELQGLLPAFQAFRNISGIYSDRETCIQAWGEESRKRLESFLPLLAQRLSESPYLAGENYSIADITAYILLGFIKNLQISLQPFPVLQSWYEQTGQRPAMSQPKQG; this comes from the coding sequence ATGAAGCTGTATGAACTCGGACCTACCCCAAGTGCCCGCAGAGTCAGTATTTTCATGGCGGAGAAAGGCATAGATATCGAGCGGGTAAACGTCGATCTTCGCGGCGGAGAAAATCTCTCGGCCGAATTCAAGGCCAAGAGTCTCAATGGCCGCATTCCGCTGCTGGAGCTGGATGATGGCAGTTATCTGTGCGAGTCTGTGGCCATCTGTCGTTATCTCGACGAGTTGTTCCCTACCGAGCTCAAGCTCTTTGGTAGCACGCCGCTGGAGCGAGCAAAGGTGGAGATGTGGCAGCGCATCGTTGAACTGCAGGGGTTGTTACCTGCCTTTCAGGCATTTCGCAATATCAGCGGCATCTACAGCGACCGGGAAACCTGCATTCAAGCCTGGGGCGAAGAATCCCGCAAGCGCCTGGAATCTTTCCTGCCTTTGCTGGCGCAGCGCCTGAGTGAATCCCCTTATCTGGCCGGCGAAAACTACTCCATTGCCGATATCACCGCCTATATCTTATTGGGATTCATCAAAAATCTGCAGATTTCACTGCAGCCTTTCCCTGTGCTGCAGAGCTGGTATGAGCAAACCGGACAACGCCCGGCAATGAGCCAGCCAAAACAAGGATAA
- a CDS encoding TetR/AcrR family transcriptional regulator: protein MARSCNFDREDKLKLAMELFWQKGYAATSVADLVEHLGINRFSLYNTYGDKLNLYREALRLYLQQNSLPALDSLRAEGAGLQQVIDYLEQFVALQREQKYGCFLQNALLEMSLEDAVVQQESRHLFDSIKEAFAKALTHARECGELNSDNTEALAAWLLLQLQGIRVLGKAGLHQELQQALSVMRAQLGS, encoded by the coding sequence ATGGCAAGAAGTTGCAATTTTGACCGGGAAGATAAGCTGAAATTGGCAATGGAGCTCTTTTGGCAAAAGGGTTATGCCGCCACTTCAGTGGCGGATCTGGTCGAGCATCTGGGGATCAACAGATTCAGTCTCTATAACACCTATGGCGACAAGCTGAACCTGTACCGGGAGGCGCTGCGTCTGTATCTGCAGCAAAACTCTTTGCCAGCGCTCGACAGCCTGCGCGCCGAAGGCGCAGGGTTACAGCAGGTAATTGATTATCTTGAGCAGTTTGTGGCCCTGCAGCGAGAGCAAAAATACGGCTGTTTCCTGCAAAATGCGCTGCTGGAGATGAGCCTGGAGGATGCTGTCGTACAGCAAGAGAGTCGGCACTTGTTTGACTCCATCAAGGAGGCGTTTGCCAAGGCGCTGACCCACGCCAGAGAGTGCGGCGAGCTTAACAGCGACAATACCGAGGCGCTCGCGGCCTGGTTACTGCTGCAACTGCAGGGAATTAGGGTGCTCGGCAAGGCCGGTTTGCATCAGGAGTTGCAGCAGGCGCTGAGCGTGATGCGCGCTCAGCTTGGAAGTTGA
- a CDS encoding DUF2461 domain-containing protein, with the protein MSFSEQGFAFLTRLENNNDRAWFKQHQDEYETLLRGPALTFIEQMQQPIQALSPRLTAVAKKVGGSLMRPQRDTRFGHDKSPYKLNVGIQFRHFQGKDVHAPGLYLHLANDGCFIAAGIWRPESKVLGAIRQCIDDNPRAYSKALEELQRHGFTMDGDSLVRPPKGFDKSHPLINELKRKDFVALKMLTKEQVCRSDFVDFCVSEFQHTQALMRYLCFALDLDY; encoded by the coding sequence ATGAGCTTCAGCGAACAAGGTTTTGCCTTTCTGACCCGGCTGGAAAACAACAACGACAGAGCCTGGTTCAAGCAACATCAGGATGAGTATGAAACCCTGCTCAGGGGGCCGGCACTGACATTTATTGAACAGATGCAGCAGCCTATTCAGGCCTTGTCTCCCAGATTGACGGCGGTCGCCAAGAAGGTCGGAGGCAGTTTGATGCGGCCACAACGGGACACTCGCTTTGGTCACGACAAGTCGCCCTACAAGCTCAATGTCGGGATCCAGTTTCGCCATTTTCAGGGTAAGGATGTTCACGCTCCCGGGTTGTATCTGCATCTGGCCAACGATGGCTGCTTTATCGCTGCCGGGATCTGGCGCCCCGAATCCAAGGTGCTAGGCGCCATCAGGCAATGTATCGACGACAACCCACGCGCCTACAGTAAGGCGTTGGAGGAATTACAGCGCCATGGGTTTACGATGGACGGTGACAGCCTGGTGCGGCCACCCAAGGGGTTCGATAAAAGCCACCCATTGATAAACGAGTTGAAACGCAAAGACTTTGTGGCGCTTAAGATGCTGACAAAAGAGCAGGTTTGTCGCAGCGATTTTGTCGACTTCTGTGTCAGTGAGTTCCAACACACCCAGGCGTTGATGCGCTATCTGTGCTTTGCCCTGGACTTGGATTATTGA
- a CDS encoding TonB-dependent receptor domain-containing protein, whose amino-acid sequence MTSEQSRRMAPSGKLPLLLCALAPWPLLAATSQPPKSGTSVLGEPKVEAIEIIEVRGQPFRRELTLTRPGEALVTLEDIEEQQAGNFAEVLDTVPGITLDGGPRSGGEKINVWGFGETEDLNVYVDNAPVGFEQYRYGSFFIDPDMVKRIEVIKGAHDPRSGNGGFGGSMYVVTKSADDFLNYGKNLGARVKASYADNNGLETYTGTLYGRLNSGLSALVNYSYKDAGDLELGNGQVFRFSGYRQNNLLAKLDYELGAHKLSLSYTSYDDEGRKPWANRRGEMPTVSEFNIKKYGSFEAAEYANTALNSYKDSTVSLNYRYTPASPLWDLQLALSSSSNDRHWVRPQIAFDKMFVSVGNFGHESWLEYDRDFIDINNTSQLGDHLLTVGLQYRSLDRRSLVFNKSYQNKAEKNFGLYTPYYQPGGRQDTYAFYISDSIALTDNLILKPSLRFDSIYSIGHGNLAPDYNDPSVGHDFSSTRHSGWSPRLGLEYRLGDVSFLTLDYAYSLQAPVVDEIYAVQYAKASSAQATSRGIDVERLHAYKLGLSSAFDGVFAGDDRLSTQLTLYWNQGKQDIAQRKGLWVDKSQPFESGYVNLDGYHIYGGDFEAQYRWHDWFADYTASYTRGKHSGSLRDSSGRDENLADIPPLNMRLHLGYYLTPELSLSWRGSWYDAQQKVPEEGLFVSDRPSQAYFLQDLYLGFQPEDMLQGLELRLALRNLTNQYYSPHLADGIAAQGRDIRLSLAYQF is encoded by the coding sequence ATGACAAGCGAACAATCCCGGCGAATGGCGCCGAGCGGCAAGCTGCCATTACTGCTGTGTGCCTTGGCGCCCTGGCCCTTGCTGGCCGCCACTTCTCAGCCGCCCAAGAGTGGTACCAGTGTGCTGGGTGAGCCTAAGGTGGAAGCGATAGAGATCATAGAGGTGCGTGGCCAGCCTTTTCGTCGGGAACTGACGCTGACCCGTCCGGGCGAAGCCTTGGTGACATTGGAGGACATAGAGGAGCAACAGGCGGGAAACTTTGCCGAAGTGCTGGACACTGTGCCCGGCATCACTCTTGATGGCGGCCCCCGTAGCGGCGGTGAGAAAATCAATGTTTGGGGCTTTGGTGAGACAGAAGATCTCAATGTCTATGTCGACAACGCCCCGGTCGGGTTTGAACAGTATCGCTACGGCTCTTTCTTTATCGACCCGGATATGGTCAAGCGAATTGAGGTGATCAAGGGCGCCCACGATCCCCGCTCCGGCAATGGTGGTTTCGGTGGCTCCATGTATGTGGTGACCAAGAGTGCCGATGATTTTCTGAATTACGGCAAAAACTTGGGCGCCAGAGTCAAGGCCAGCTATGCCGATAACAACGGCTTGGAGACTTACACAGGTACGCTTTATGGCCGCTTGAACTCAGGGCTGTCGGCACTTGTTAACTACAGCTATAAAGATGCCGGCGATCTTGAGCTGGGCAACGGCCAGGTGTTTCGTTTCTCTGGCTATCGGCAAAACAACCTCCTGGCCAAGCTGGATTATGAGCTGGGGGCGCACAAGTTGTCTTTGAGCTATACCTCCTACGATGATGAAGGCCGTAAACCCTGGGCCAACCGCCGCGGCGAAATGCCCACTGTATCTGAGTTCAATATCAAAAAGTACGGCTCTTTTGAGGCGGCAGAATACGCCAATACCGCCCTCAACAGTTACAAAGACAGCACAGTTTCACTCAACTACCGTTATACACCGGCCAGTCCGCTGTGGGATCTGCAATTGGCGCTGTCCAGCAGCAGTAACGACAGACACTGGGTAAGGCCCCAGATAGCCTTCGATAAGATGTTTGTTTCTGTAGGTAACTTTGGCCACGAGTCCTGGCTCGAATACGACAGGGACTTTATCGATATCAACAACACCAGCCAGTTGGGTGACCACTTGCTGACTGTGGGGCTGCAGTACCGCTCGCTCGATCGCCGCTCACTGGTATTCAACAAGAGTTATCAGAACAAGGCGGAGAAAAACTTCGGCCTGTACACGCCTTACTACCAGCCTGGAGGTCGCCAGGATACCTACGCCTTTTATATCAGCGACAGCATTGCCCTGACGGATAACCTCATTCTAAAACCATCGCTGCGGTTCGACAGTATTTACAGCATAGGCCATGGCAATCTGGCGCCGGATTACAACGACCCCAGTGTCGGCCATGACTTTTCCTCTACCCGCCACAGCGGTTGGTCGCCAAGACTTGGGCTGGAATACCGTCTCGGTGATGTCAGTTTCCTGACCCTGGACTATGCCTACAGCCTGCAGGCACCTGTGGTGGATGAGATTTATGCGGTGCAATATGCCAAGGCCAGTAGTGCTCAGGCGACCAGTCGCGGGATAGATGTCGAGCGGCTGCACGCCTATAAGCTTGGGCTGAGCAGCGCCTTTGATGGGGTCTTCGCCGGCGATGACAGGCTCTCGACCCAACTGACTCTGTATTGGAATCAGGGAAAACAGGATATCGCTCAGCGCAAAGGGCTCTGGGTCGACAAGAGTCAGCCATTTGAGAGCGGCTATGTGAATCTCGACGGCTACCATATCTACGGTGGCGACTTCGAGGCTCAATACCGTTGGCACGATTGGTTTGCCGACTATACGGCTTCCTATACCCGAGGCAAGCACAGCGGCAGCCTGCGTGACAGCAGTGGCAGGGATGAAAACCTGGCAGACATTCCTCCGCTCAATATGCGTCTGCACCTGGGGTATTACCTGACTCCCGAGCTGTCGCTCTCCTGGCGTGGCAGTTGGTATGATGCGCAGCAGAAGGTGCCGGAAGAGGGCCTGTTTGTCAGCGATAGACCGAGCCAGGCCTATTTTCTGCAAGACTTGTATCTTGGCTTCCAGCCGGAAGATATGTTGCAGGGGCTTGAGCTGAGGCTGGCGCTGCGTAACTTGACCAATCAGTATTACAGTCCGCATCTGGCCGATGGCATTGCGGCTCAGGGACGGGATATTCGCCTCAGTCTGGCGTACCAGTTCTGA
- a CDS encoding PhnA domain-containing protein has protein sequence MTSETELQSRCGGKCELCGAEGALSVYDLPHSGDRTDGDIMICATCEGQIAAPDTMDVNHWRCLNDSMWSQVPAVQVMAYRMLKRLSGEGWAQDLLDMLYLEDDLKAWGDAESLAADSDDSAPTLDSNGTQLAAGDTVVIIKDLNVKGTSFVAKRGTAVRNIALTNNPEHIEGRVNGTRIVILSCYVKKS, from the coding sequence ATGACTTCAGAAACTGAACTGCAAAGCCGCTGTGGCGGGAAATGTGAACTCTGTGGAGCCGAAGGCGCTCTGTCTGTCTACGATCTGCCTCACTCGGGTGATCGCACCGACGGTGACATCATGATCTGCGCTACCTGTGAAGGTCAGATTGCCGCTCCGGACACCATGGATGTTAACCACTGGCGTTGCCTGAACGACAGTATGTGGAGTCAGGTTCCTGCCGTACAGGTAATGGCTTACCGCATGCTCAAGCGCCTCAGTGGCGAAGGTTGGGCTCAGGATCTGCTAGATATGCTTTATCTGGAAGACGATCTTAAAGCCTGGGGCGATGCCGAGTCTCTGGCGGCCGACAGCGATGATTCGGCGCCGACACTGGACAGCAATGGCACTCAGTTGGCCGCCGGTGATACCGTAGTGATTATTAAAGATCTCAACGTGAAGGGCACCAGCTTTGTGGCCAAGCGTGGCACCGCCGTGCGTAACATAGCTCTGACCAACAACCCTGAGCATATCGAAGGCCGGGTCAATGGTACCCGCATCGTTATCCTGAGCTGCTATGTGAAGAAATCTTAA
- a CDS encoding MarR family winged helix-turn-helix transcriptional regulator — MSQEELKTQTDKPQAKDIKDGVDTIVSQWLAAGVTDDLQPMEVFGRLARIHKHIETEILRCHGEFGLRQGEFDVLATLRRSGEPYTLTPGQLHQSMMLTSGAMTSRLDKLEQKGLICRSHCTEDRRAVNVQLTAEGKAKVEAALPAHMAAQQQLLKGISVKDRQKLAALLKGWLGELES; from the coding sequence ATGTCGCAGGAAGAGCTAAAAACACAAACCGACAAGCCACAAGCCAAAGATATCAAGGATGGCGTAGATACCATAGTCAGTCAGTGGCTGGCCGCCGGTGTTACTGATGATCTGCAACCGATGGAAGTCTTTGGTCGCCTGGCCAGAATACATAAGCATATAGAAACCGAAATCCTTCGCTGCCATGGCGAGTTCGGTCTGCGTCAGGGGGAGTTTGATGTACTGGCAACCTTGCGTCGCAGCGGTGAGCCTTACACTCTGACCCCAGGGCAATTGCACCAGAGCATGATGCTGACCTCAGGCGCCATGACCAGCCGTTTGGATAAGCTGGAGCAGAAAGGGCTCATCTGCCGCAGCCACTGCACCGAAGACCGTCGGGCGGTGAATGTACAGCTTACTGCCGAAGGCAAGGCCAAGGTAGAGGCCGCACTGCCGGCCCATATGGCGGCTCAGCAGCAGTTGCTTAAAGGGATCTCGGTCAAAGACAGGCAAAAACTGGCTGCGCTGCTTAAGGGCTGGCTGGGTGAACTTGAGTCCTGA
- a CDS encoding SHOCT domain-containing protein, with protein MKRLACLVTCLILINGCSSASSIQRADKSRSSFENAAYEGEETVLRSDIPDSNAYRIFHQGATGFVSVQSVRASAESRAIAFCNNKNRRFELLRERISTGMHIAGNFPRAELVFACLENDENNALGTQMNKFDELRELKSLFDEGVLTETEYEQEKAKILAH; from the coding sequence ATGAAACGACTTGCATGCCTAGTAACCTGCTTGATTTTGATAAATGGATGCTCTTCAGCATCCAGTATTCAAAGAGCTGACAAGAGCCGCTCAAGTTTTGAGAACGCTGCTTATGAAGGGGAAGAAACTGTGCTACGCAGCGATATTCCAGACTCCAACGCATACCGTATATTTCACCAAGGAGCGACAGGTTTTGTATCGGTACAATCAGTAAGAGCTAGTGCGGAAAGCAGAGCTATAGCCTTTTGCAATAACAAAAATCGTCGTTTCGAGTTACTTCGGGAACGAATATCAACGGGAATGCATATAGCAGGAAACTTCCCTCGTGCCGAATTAGTATTTGCCTGTCTTGAGAATGACGAAAACAACGCATTGGGTACGCAAATGAATAAATTTGACGAACTTCGAGAGTTAAAGTCCCTATTTGATGAAGGTGTTTTAACAGAAACCGAATACGAACAAGAGAAAGCCAAGATACTTGCCCACTGA
- a CDS encoding Atu1372/SO_1960 family protein, producing the protein MMHDTPEQRLNALGMSLPRVASALGNYEPVVISGHQLLTSGQFPFEDGKIKYQGRLGVDLELSDGYAACQLAALNAIAQLQQALGNLSRIKQIIRLEGVLNVADGFFDHPRALDGASDLLLAVFGEAGRHTRMIWSNPVMPLNSLCLVYLVADLHPSPK; encoded by the coding sequence ATGATGCATGACACACCTGAGCAGCGGCTCAACGCCCTGGGAATGAGTCTGCCCCGGGTCGCTTCGGCGCTCGGCAACTACGAGCCTGTAGTGATCAGCGGCCATCAACTACTGACCTCAGGCCAGTTTCCCTTTGAAGATGGCAAGATAAAGTATCAGGGTCGGCTAGGGGTAGATCTGGAATTGTCGGATGGCTATGCCGCCTGTCAGTTGGCGGCGCTCAACGCCATAGCCCAATTGCAACAGGCGTTGGGAAACCTCTCACGGATAAAACAGATTATCCGCCTCGAGGGAGTGCTCAATGTGGCCGACGGCTTTTTCGACCACCCCAGAGCCTTGGATGGCGCCTCGGATCTTCTGCTGGCGGTATTCGGTGAAGCCGGACGCCACACCCGGATGATCTGGAGTAACCCTGTAATGCCACTGAACAGCTTATGTTTGGTCTATCTGGTGGCGGATCTGCACCCATCACCAAAATAA